A window of the Microtus pennsylvanicus isolate mMicPen1 chromosome 4, mMicPen1.hap1, whole genome shotgun sequence genome harbors these coding sequences:
- the Id4 gene encoding DNA-binding protein inhibitor ID-4 → MKAVSPVRPSGRKAPSGCGGGELALRCLAEHGHNLGGSAAAAAAAAAARCKAAEAAADEPTLCLQCDMNDCYSRLRRLVPTIPPNKKVSKVEILQHVIDYILDLQLALETHPALLRQPPPPAPQLHPAGACPAAPPRTPLTALNTDPAGAVNKQGDSILCR, encoded by the exons ATGAAGGCGGTGAGCCCGGTGCGCCCCTCGGGCCGAAAGGCGCCGTCGGGCTGCGGCGGCGGGGAGCTGGCGCTACGCTGCCTGGCCGAGCATGGCCACAACCTGGGTGGCTCGGCGGCCGCAGCTGCCGCCGCCGCGGCAGCGCGCTGCAAGGCAGCCGAGGCTGCGGCCGACGAGCCGACGCTGTGCCTGCAGTGCGATATGAACGACTGCTACAGCCGCCTGCGGAGGCTCGTGCCCACCATCCCGCCCAACAAGAAAGTCAGCAAAGTGGAGATCCTGCAGCACGTTATCGACTACATCCTGGACCTGCAGCTGGCGCTGGAGACGCACCCTGCTCTGCTGAGACAGCCGCCACCGCCCGCGCCACAGCTCCACCCGGCCGGGGCTTGTCCGGCTGCGCCGCCGCGGACCCCGCTCACTGCGCTCAACACGGACCCG GCCGGCGCCGTGAACAAGCAGGGCGACAGCATTCTGTGCCGCTGA